A single genomic interval of Flavobacterium sp. N2820 harbors:
- a CDS encoding TonB-dependent receptor, which yields MKKLVLSTLLVLQAVFVFAQQNPALKGKVIDAKNQKPLQNVVAEIRNTTQTVLTNFDGNFVFQSIPAGEQVLIIKTSGYLQQTFVIEPSADGETLDLGVVLLEEDITSEQQLSLVTITENDLGDDNSGSESTAGLLQATRDTYQQAAAFNWGQARFRIRGLDNENGTTMINGIVMNKIYDGRPQWGNWGGLNDATRNQEFTMGSKPSDYTFGGILGTQEINTRASFYRPGSRISMSGTNTNYSWRLMGTHASGMNKDGWAFVVSASRRWAEEGYFEGTDYAANSLFASVEKKFNDKHSLNLTAIYAQNSRGKNSPNTKEVTDLMGVKYNSYWGWQDGKKRNSRDKDLEEPITMLSHYWKLSERTTLNTNVAFQTGSIGNSRLDFQGGNNPDPTYYRNLPSYYLNYHTAGGVWQPNYAQAAIAKDYFLTNSQIDWTAMYLANQNSANSGRSIYVLYEDRTDDNLLSANTILNSSLSDNISLNAGANFRKLRSHNFQNLLDLLGGQYFSDVDQFFTGDAAQPDLNNPNRQVVEGDKYGYNYLLHALTFDGFTQFKFTYDKADFYLAQSFSRTEYQREGIYRNGIYADNSLGKSDRIVFENFGFKGGLTYKLTGRHLLDFNGVYMTKAPTLRNTFSNARLNNVITPDITSESVVSADGSYIIRAPKFKGRLTGFYSKIQDATEISFFYAENIGDTEGDEDSFVSEIVSGIEKQNMGVELGLEYQITPTIKATAAASYGQYIYSDNAKLKTNDDNIAATGNDPITDFGTVYLKNYRQPGMPQTAASFGLEYRDPNFWWVGANVNYLGNTYLDVSSVLRTDNFSIDGSTGVSFPGATEETVREVLKQEEFDGFTLVNLTGGKSWRISKANRNTVGFFASINNVFDIEYKTGGFEQSRKATYPDLQQDLASGTRAFGPKYFYGYGRTFFVNFYINF from the coding sequence ATGAAAAAACTTGTATTAAGCACTTTACTAGTGCTGCAAGCTGTTTTTGTTTTTGCACAGCAAAATCCAGCCCTAAAAGGTAAGGTTATCGATGCTAAAAATCAAAAACCATTACAAAATGTTGTTGCTGAAATTCGAAACACAACGCAAACAGTTTTAACAAATTTTGATGGTAATTTTGTGTTTCAATCTATTCCAGCTGGAGAGCAGGTGTTGATTATAAAAACATCGGGGTATCTACAACAAACGTTTGTGATTGAACCTTCTGCAGATGGTGAAACATTAGATTTAGGTGTAGTTCTTTTAGAAGAAGACATCACATCTGAACAACAATTAAGTTTAGTAACAATTACAGAGAACGACTTAGGTGATGATAATAGTGGGTCTGAAAGTACTGCTGGTTTATTACAAGCAACTCGAGATACTTACCAACAAGCGGCGGCTTTCAACTGGGGACAAGCGCGTTTTAGAATTAGAGGATTAGATAATGAAAACGGAACGACCATGATTAATGGTATCGTTATGAATAAAATTTATGATGGTAGACCACAATGGGGTAACTGGGGAGGCTTAAACGACGCTACTAGAAACCAAGAGTTTACTATGGGATCTAAACCTTCAGATTATACTTTTGGTGGTATTTTAGGAACACAAGAAATAAATACTAGAGCTTCTTTTTACCGTCCAGGTTCAAGAATTTCGATGTCTGGAACAAACACTAACTATAGTTGGAGATTAATGGGGACTCATGCTTCTGGGATGAATAAAGATGGTTGGGCTTTTGTGGTTTCAGCTTCAAGAAGATGGGCAGAAGAAGGTTATTTTGAAGGAACTGATTATGCTGCAAACTCATTATTTGCAAGTGTTGAGAAAAAATTCAACGACAAGCACAGTTTAAACTTAACTGCAATATATGCTCAAAACAGTAGAGGTAAAAACTCACCAAACACTAAGGAAGTTACTGACTTAATGGGAGTGAAATATAACTCATATTGGGGATGGCAAGATGGTAAAAAACGTAACTCTAGAGACAAAGATTTAGAGGAACCTATTACAATGTTATCGCATTATTGGAAATTATCTGAAAGAACTACTTTAAATACAAATGTAGCTTTTCAAACTGGTTCTATAGGAAACTCAAGATTAGATTTCCAAGGCGGAAACAATCCTGACCCAACTTATTACAGAAATTTACCAAGTTACTATTTGAACTACCACACTGCTGGTGGTGTATGGCAACCTAACTATGCACAAGCAGCAATAGCAAAAGATTATTTTTTAACAAATAGTCAAATTGATTGGACTGCTATGTATTTAGCCAATCAAAATAGCGCTAATTCTGGTAGAAGTATTTATGTTTTATATGAAGATAGAACAGACGATAATTTATTAAGCGCAAATACTATTTTAAACTCAAGTCTTTCTGATAATATCAGTTTAAATGCGGGTGCTAATTTCAGAAAATTAAGATCACACAACTTCCAAAATTTATTAGATCTTTTAGGAGGACAATATTTTTCAGATGTTGATCAATTCTTCACGGGAGATGCAGCACAACCAGACTTAAATAACCCTAACAGACAAGTAGTTGAAGGTGATAAATATGGATACAATTATTTATTACACGCTTTAACTTTTGATGGATTTACACAATTTAAATTCACATACGACAAAGCTGATTTTTATTTAGCACAATCTTTCTCAAGAACAGAATATCAAAGAGAAGGTATATACAGAAATGGTATTTATGCTGATAATTCATTAGGCAAAAGTGATCGAATTGTTTTTGAAAATTTTGGATTTAAAGGAGGGTTAACTTACAAACTTACAGGAAGACATTTATTGGATTTCAACGGGGTTTACATGACAAAAGCGCCAACTTTAAGAAACACTTTTTCTAACGCTCGTTTAAACAATGTAATTACTCCAGATATTACTAGCGAATCAGTGGTAAGTGCAGATGGTAGTTATATCATTAGAGCACCAAAATTCAAAGGTCGTTTAACTGGTTTTTATTCTAAAATCCAAGACGCAACAGAAATTTCGTTTTTCTACGCAGAAAACATTGGAGATACTGAAGGTGACGAAGATTCATTTGTAAGTGAAATCGTTTCTGGAATTGAAAAACAAAATATGGGTGTAGAATTAGGTTTAGAATACCAAATTACGCCAACAATTAAAGCTACAGCAGCTGCGTCATATGGCCAGTATATCTATTCAGACAATGCAAAATTAAAAACTAATGACGATAATATTGCAGCTACCGGAAATGATCCAATTACAGATTTTGGAACGGTATATCTAAAAAATTACCGTCAACCGGGAATGCCACAAACAGCAGCTTCTTTTGGTTTAGAGTATAGAGACCCTAATTTTTGGTGGGTTGGAGCAAATGTTAACTACCTTGGAAATACCTATTTAGATGTTTCAAGTGTTTTAAGAACTGACAATTTTAGTATTGATGGTAGCACAGGAGTTTCATTCCCTGGAGCAACAGAAGAAACTGTTAGAGAAGTACTAAAACAAGAAGAATTTGATGGTTTTACATTAGTAAATTTAACTGGTGGAAAATCTTGGAGAATTAGTAAAGCTAATCGTAATACTGTAGGTTTCTTTGCCTCTATAAACAATGTTTTTGATATTGAGTATAAAACAGGTGGTTTTGAACAATCACGTAAAGCAACTTATCCTGATTTACAACAAGATTTAGCAAGTGGCACTCGTGCTTTTGGACCAAAATATTTCTATGGGTATGGAAGAACGTTTTTTGTTAACTTCTACATTAATTTCTAA
- a CDS encoding DUF5017 domain-containing protein, with translation MKNTFFKSVYLVITAVVLSSCVGEDDFAIPTLKPVIFSEDFNEINFNENFDYTGWVNFAEAGTRLWTERDFNDDGYIQFSSFGSGQASNIGWAITPAINMDENIGEVLTFQSATNFVDNPDNKLEVFISTDFDGTNVLAATWVPLNATVADNTTNGYTYIPSGDIDLSAYTGNIHIAFKATGNSTSLDGLFQVDKIKIYSSN, from the coding sequence ATGAAAAATACTTTTTTTAAATCCGTTTATTTGGTAATAACAGCTGTTGTTTTATCAAGTTGTGTAGGAGAAGACGATTTTGCCATCCCTACATTGAAACCCGTAATCTTCTCTGAAGATTTTAATGAAATCAATTTCAACGAAAATTTTGACTATACCGGTTGGGTTAATTTTGCAGAAGCAGGAACTAGACTTTGGACCGAAAGAGATTTCAATGACGATGGCTATATTCAATTTAGTTCATTTGGAAGTGGTCAGGCTTCAAACATTGGTTGGGCTATTACTCCAGCAATTAATATGGACGAAAACATTGGAGAAGTATTAACCTTTCAATCTGCTACAAACTTTGTAGATAATCCAGACAATAAGTTAGAAGTATTTATTTCAACTGATTTTGACGGAACAAATGTTTTAGCAGCAACTTGGGTTCCATTAAATGCTACTGTTGCAGATAATACAACGAATGGATACACATACATTCCTTCAGGAGATATTGACTTATCTGCATACACAGGAAATATTCACATCGCATTTAAAGCAACAGGAAATAGCACAAGTCTTGACGGATTATTCCAAGTAGACAAAATTAAAATTTACTCATCAAATTAA
- a CDS encoding DUF5689 domain-containing protein → MKNLKLILTVGLFSTLVGCVNGDDYGKPDLSGECIDIAATVSVQDVAALANATAQEYTDADFIEAYVTSSDEGGNFYKSISLVSIDGTKGFTMPVDAYNLYTKFEPGRKVTINMQNRHFHFDSQIASMEIGSLYNNDTPDNPSDDIVGRISGVEYENIINRSCTKVNEDDIVKHLTIAQAKDNQYINMLIEFDAVQFTDASIGKNYYDASLNSFGGATNHEITDEFGNKIIVRVSEYATFAGNAVPSLNGKVRGVLTKYNSDFQFMVRTLNDINLTEPRLAIDFFPPIGGSALVYDASLNEPFTSYTTNNQQIFPKYINDAAVGSRYWQRKVFSGNTYIQMSSFGGTPEANRSLFIVPVNMTAASTMAFESKAGFHNGNVLKVYYSTNYVPGTQITSATLIDITSSFTISAGLPSGYPTNFTPSGVYNIPAGVTGNGFFIFEYVGNGTGITTTMQIDNIVIN, encoded by the coding sequence ATGAAAAATTTAAAACTTATTTTAACTGTCGGTTTATTCTCAACCCTAGTTGGTTGTGTAAACGGAGACGACTACGGTAAGCCTGATTTATCAGGAGAATGTATTGACATTGCTGCGACAGTTTCAGTACAAGATGTTGCTGCTTTAGCAAATGCTACCGCACAGGAATACACAGATGCTGATTTTATTGAAGCATACGTTACTTCAAGTGATGAAGGTGGAAACTTTTACAAATCAATTTCATTGGTTTCAATTGACGGAACAAAAGGGTTTACAATGCCTGTTGACGCTTACAATTTATATACTAAATTTGAACCAGGTAGAAAAGTTACTATCAACATGCAAAACAGACATTTTCACTTTGATAGTCAAATTGCTTCAATGGAAATAGGCTCTTTATACAACAATGACACACCAGATAATCCTAGTGATGATATAGTAGGAAGAATTTCTGGAGTTGAATATGAAAACATTATCAATCGTTCATGTACTAAAGTTAATGAAGACGATATTGTTAAACATTTAACAATTGCTCAGGCAAAAGATAACCAATACATCAATATGCTAATCGAGTTTGATGCTGTACAATTTACAGATGCTTCAATAGGGAAAAACTACTATGATGCAAGCTTGAATAGTTTTGGTGGCGCAACTAATCACGAAATTACAGATGAATTTGGAAACAAAATCATTGTTCGTGTAAGTGAATATGCAACATTTGCAGGAAATGCAGTTCCTTCATTAAATGGAAAAGTTAGAGGTGTATTAACAAAATATAACAGTGACTTCCAATTTATGGTTAGAACACTTAACGATATTAATCTTACTGAACCAAGATTAGCTATCGATTTCTTTCCTCCTATTGGTGGTAGTGCATTGGTTTATGATGCGTCTTTAAACGAACCTTTTACTTCTTACACAACCAATAACCAACAAATCTTTCCAAAATATATCAATGATGCTGCTGTTGGTAGTAGATATTGGCAAAGAAAAGTTTTCAGTGGAAACACATACATTCAAATGTCTTCATTTGGTGGTACACCAGAAGCAAATAGATCGTTATTCATAGTTCCAGTTAATATGACTGCTGCTAGTACAATGGCGTTTGAAAGCAAAGCTGGTTTTCATAATGGAAATGTATTAAAAGTATATTATTCAACAAATTATGTGCCTGGTACGCAAATTACATCAGCTACACTAATTGATATTACATCTAGTTTTACTATTTCTGCTGGATTACCTTCAGGATATCCTACAAATTTTACTCCAAGTGGTGTTTACAATATTCCAGCTGGAGTTACAGGAAACGGATTCTTTATTTTTGAATATGTTGGAAATGGTACTGGAATTACAACAACTATGCAAATAGACAATATTGTAATTAACTAA
- the hflX gene encoding GTPase HflX, with translation MLEKEVIDFEKSIVVGIVTQNQSEDKLNEYLDELEFLTFTAGGTVVKRFSQKMDKPNPKTFVGTGKLEEIKYYIKDNDITTVIFDDELTPSQSKNITKELDCKVLDRTNLILDIFAQRAETSYARTQVELAQCQYLLPRLTGMWTHLERQKGGIGMRGPGETEIETDRRIVRDRISLLKDKIKVIDKQMATQRSNRGAMVRVALVGYTNVGKSTLMNAVGKSDVFVENKLFATLDTTVRKTVIKNLPFLLSDTVGFIRKLPTQLVESFKSTLDEVREADLLLHVVDISHPEFEDHIASVNKILLDIKSADKPTIMVFNKIDAYHSVYFDENDLSVEKTTKHYTLEDWKQTWMSKLGENNTLFISATEKANFEEFREKVYEAVREIHITRFPYNKFLYPDYKDAVENE, from the coding sequence ATGTTAGAGAAAGAAGTTATTGACTTTGAAAAATCAATTGTAGTAGGAATCGTAACCCAAAACCAAAGTGAAGATAAACTAAACGAATATCTTGACGAATTGGAGTTTTTGACCTTTACTGCAGGAGGAACGGTTGTAAAACGTTTTTCGCAAAAAATGGATAAACCAAATCCCAAAACATTTGTTGGAACGGGTAAATTAGAAGAAATTAAATATTATATCAAAGATAACGATATTACAACCGTTATTTTTGATGATGAACTAACGCCATCACAATCCAAAAATATAACCAAAGAATTAGATTGTAAAGTACTCGACAGAACCAATCTTATCTTAGATATTTTTGCACAACGTGCCGAAACTTCATATGCAAGAACGCAAGTAGAATTAGCACAATGCCAATATTTACTACCTCGTTTAACCGGAATGTGGACACACTTAGAACGTCAAAAAGGAGGAATTGGAATGCGTGGTCCAGGTGAAACCGAAATTGAAACCGACCGTCGAATTGTGCGCGATAGAATTTCTTTACTGAAAGATAAAATCAAAGTAATTGACAAACAAATGGCAACCCAACGAAGCAATCGTGGCGCCATGGTTCGTGTCGCTTTAGTTGGTTATACTAATGTTGGAAAATCAACTTTAATGAATGCTGTTGGGAAAAGTGATGTATTTGTGGAAAATAAACTGTTTGCAACACTAGACACAACCGTTCGTAAAACCGTAATTAAGAATTTACCTTTTCTTTTAAGCGACACCGTTGGTTTTATTAGAAAACTTCCAACACAATTAGTTGAATCGTTTAAAAGCACGTTAGATGAAGTTAGAGAAGCCGATTTATTACTTCATGTGGTTGATATTTCACATCCTGAATTTGAAGATCACATTGCATCAGTAAATAAAATTTTACTAGATATTAAAAGTGCTGATAAACCAACCATTATGGTGTTTAATAAAATTGACGCTTATCATTCGGTTTATTTTGATGAAAACGATTTAAGTGTTGAAAAAACCACAAAACATTACACTTTGGAAGATTGGAAACAAACTTGGATGAGTAAATTAGGCGAAAACAATACTTTATTTATTTCGGCTACCGAAAAAGCCAACTTTGAAGAATTCAGAGAAAAAGTGTACGAAGCAGTCAGAGAAATTCATATCACTAGATTTCCTTACAACAAATTTCTATATCCAGATTATAAAGATGCTGTTGAAAACGAATAA
- a CDS encoding DUF3078 domain-containing protein, with translation MKKFLLLLLFVVSGVFAQETATDSTKHWTRKGVFTFLANQSSFSNWQAGGQNNFAGNVGINYDFNYKNGDWNWDNKIILAYGLTKIKGADTQKTDDRIELNSLLGKKASGEWFYSAFFNFKTQMDTGLDPATQTVKISHFFSPAYFQFGPGMLWKKSDNLKVNFAPATSKLIMVHDHFTEFGSSFGVEQGETTRYELGAAVNGYYKFNLMENVSVENTLNFYSNYLEDPQNVDIDYQLNIVMKINKFLSTNFAFQTIYDDNAFRGFQTKQIIGLGLNYGF, from the coding sequence ATGAAAAAATTTTTACTTCTTTTATTATTTGTTGTTTCTGGCGTTTTTGCTCAAGAAACAGCAACTGATTCCACAAAGCATTGGACAAGAAAAGGTGTTTTTACTTTTTTAGCAAATCAATCATCTTTTAGTAATTGGCAGGCTGGTGGTCAAAACAATTTTGCTGGAAACGTTGGTATTAATTATGATTTTAATTACAAAAACGGTGATTGGAATTGGGACAATAAAATAATTTTAGCCTATGGTTTAACTAAAATTAAAGGTGCTGATACTCAAAAAACCGACGATAGAATTGAATTAAATTCGCTTTTAGGAAAAAAAGCTTCTGGAGAATGGTTTTATTCTGCTTTTTTCAACTTTAAAACACAAATGGATACAGGTTTAGATCCGGCTACGCAAACGGTTAAAATTTCACATTTCTTTTCACCTGCTTATTTTCAATTTGGACCAGGTATGTTGTGGAAAAAAAGCGATAATTTAAAAGTAAATTTTGCTCCTGCAACTTCTAAATTAATTATGGTGCATGATCATTTTACAGAATTTGGTTCATCTTTTGGGGTTGAACAAGGAGAAACAACACGCTATGAATTAGGGGCAGCTGTAAATGGGTATTACAAATTCAATTTAATGGAAAATGTTTCTGTTGAAAACACTTTGAATTTTTATTCTAATTATTTAGAAGATCCACAAAATGTAGATATTGATTACCAACTGAATATTGTGATGAAAATTAATAAATTCTTATCTACAAATTTTGCATTTCAAACGATTTATGATGACAATGCCTTTAGAGGCTTTCAAACCAAACAAATTATTGGTTTAGGGTTGAATTATGGTTTCTAA
- a CDS encoding DUF2480 family protein, translated as MDEIINKVAQSSLMVFDLEDYYPDAHVVDLDISQWLLEGFILKESDFRAQLKTTDWSQFEDKYVALYCSTDAILPAWAFALVAVHLVPHALKVIHGSKESAVIEWYQDILNKLDYTDYFQKPVILKGCSKKPVPNQVYTLAVQNLIKVAKSVMFGEACSAVPLFKKQ; from the coding sequence ATGGACGAAATTATAAACAAAGTAGCGCAAAGTTCTTTGATGGTATTCGATTTAGAAGATTACTATCCAGATGCGCATGTGGTCGATTTAGATATTTCACAATGGTTATTGGAAGGCTTTATTTTGAAAGAATCCGATTTTAGAGCACAATTAAAAACCACTGATTGGTCTCAATTTGAAGATAAATACGTCGCTTTATATTGTTCAACTGATGCAATACTTCCAGCGTGGGCTTTCGCTTTGGTTGCTGTTCATTTAGTTCCTCACGCTTTAAAAGTAATTCACGGAAGTAAAGAGTCTGCAGTTATCGAATGGTATCAAGATATTTTGAACAAACTCGATTATACTGATTATTTTCAGAAGCCAGTAATTTTGAAAGGCTGTTCTAAAAAACCAGTTCCAAATCAAGTATATACTTTAGCGGTTCAAAATCTAATCAAAGTTGCTAAAAGTGTCATGTTTGGAGAAGCTTGTTCGGCTGTTCCATTGTTTAAAAAGCAATAA
- a CDS encoding SUF system Fe-S cluster assembly protein, whose product MEEFNDTINLGENVVKVLKGIFDPEIPVDIYELGLIYDVMINEDNDVKILMTLTSPNCPVAETLPQEVEEKVKSIDAVKSCEVEITFDPPWSKDLMSEEAKLELGML is encoded by the coding sequence ATGGAAGAATTTAACGATACAATCAATTTAGGCGAAAACGTAGTTAAAGTTTTAAAAGGAATTTTTGACCCTGAAATTCCAGTAGATATTTACGAATTAGGTTTAATCTACGATGTGATGATTAATGAAGATAATGATGTAAAAATCTTAATGACATTAACATCGCCAAATTGCCCAGTAGCTGAAACTTTACCTCAAGAAGTTGAGGAAAAAGTAAAATCTATTGATGCTGTAAAATCATGTGAAGTAGAAATTACTTTTGATCCACCATGGAGTAAAGATTTAATGAGCGAAGAGGCAAAATTAGAATTGGGAATGCTTTAA
- a CDS encoding SufE family protein produces MTIKEIQNEIVDEFSMFDDWMQRYEYIIELGKTLPLIDEQYKIDENIIKGCQSKVWVHGEEQDGKIIFTADSDAILTKGIIAILIRAFSNQTAAAILEANTDFIDEIGLKEHLSPTRANGLVSMIKQIKMYALAFQSKQ; encoded by the coding sequence ATGACAATTAAAGAAATACAAAACGAAATTGTAGACGAGTTTTCCATGTTTGACGACTGGATGCAACGCTATGAATACATCATCGAATTAGGAAAAACACTTCCGTTAATTGATGAACAATACAAAATAGACGAAAACATCATCAAAGGTTGTCAATCCAAAGTTTGGGTTCATGGAGAAGAGCAAGACGGAAAAATCATCTTTACAGCGGATAGCGATGCTATTTTAACGAAAGGTATTATAGCAATTTTAATACGTGCTTTTTCCAATCAAACGGCAGCTGCAATTTTAGAAGCAAATACTGATTTTATTGATGAAATTGGTTTAAAAGAACACTTATCACCAACTAGAGCTAATGGTTTAGTTTCGATGATAAAACAAATAAAAATGTATGCTTTGGCATTTCAATCGAAGCAATAA
- a CDS encoding META domain-containing protein produces the protein MKSLFSIFLVIFLSKGCSQEQDLSDVKIIYGANNRGFHRTIQIEKDVFTVVNKRDAKPVLVELTDAQWNEIGKLYSKIDLNTFNDLEGPTMERAYDGKPHADMSIIVKDKTYTTKGFDHTIPPAKIKEFVDYINKLADDAVAKNPVLGSYSVEELLSKDVSKKEYFISFDADKVSGFMGCNMYSGTYEFQEETISFGPLMATKKYCENEMENETSWFKVSSEVSTFKMEDKTILLYDNENNLVLKATKK, from the coding sequence ATGAAATCACTATTTTCAATTTTTTTAGTCATTTTTTTATCGAAAGGATGTTCACAAGAGCAAGACTTATCGGATGTAAAAATTATATATGGTGCTAACAATAGAGGTTTTCATAGAACCATTCAAATCGAAAAAGACGTATTTACAGTAGTTAACAAAAGAGATGCTAAGCCAGTTTTAGTGGAGTTAACCGATGCACAATGGAATGAAATTGGAAAGTTGTATTCAAAAATTGATTTGAACACTTTTAACGATTTAGAAGGACCAACTATGGAACGTGCTTATGACGGAAAGCCACACGCCGATATGTCAATTATAGTAAAAGACAAAACATATACAACTAAAGGATTTGATCATACGATTCCTCCAGCAAAAATTAAAGAATTTGTAGATTATATTAATAAATTAGCAGATGATGCAGTTGCAAAAAATCCAGTTTTGGGAAGTTATTCTGTAGAAGAGTTGTTGTCAAAAGATGTTAGTAAAAAAGAATATTTTATAAGTTTTGATGCAGATAAAGTATCGGGTTTTATGGGTTGTAATATGTATTCTGGTACATACGAATTTCAAGAGGAAACAATTTCTTTTGGTCCGTTGATGGCAACCAAAAAATACTGTGAAAACGAAATGGAAAATGAAACTTCATGGTTTAAGGTTTCTTCTGAAGTTTCCACTTTTAAAATGGAAGACAAAACCATTTTATTATACGACAACGAAAATAATTTAGTATTAAAAGCAACAAAAAAATAA